The following is a genomic window from Sulfuricella sp..
TCCGATCGTGGACGTCACCGCCAAGCTGCTGGGCAGCGCGCTTTCCTACCACTGAGAAAAAATGCCCTATCTTCCAGAACCGCCGCACGCCCATGGCACGCCCAGCAAGACCGGCGTCCTGCTGATCAACCTCGGCACCCCGGCAGCGCCTACCCGGCAGGCGCTGCGGCCCTACCTCAAACAGTTTCTCAGCGATCCGCGCGTGGTCGAGATTCCGCGCGTGCTGTGGTGGCTGATTCTCAACGGCATCATTCTCAACACCCGTCCCGGCAAATCGGCGCAGAAATACGCCCAGATCTGGACCAAGGAAGGGTCCCCGCTGTTCGCCCACACCCGCAAACAGGCGAAGATGCTGCAAGGTTATCTGGGCGAACGCACCAAGGCACCGCTGGCGATCGAATTCGCCATGCGCTACGGCAACCCGTCCGTGCCGTCAGCCATTGCATCGCTCCGGGAGCAGGGCTGCGAGCGCATCCTCGCCCTGCCGCTGTATCCGCAATATGCGGCGAGCAGCACCGCATCCGCGCTGGACGCGGTGTTCCAGCACCTGCTGCAAAGCCGCAACATGCCGGAACTGCGCACCGTGCGGCACTACCACGACCACCCCGGCTATATCGCCGCGCTGGCCAACAGCGTGCGCGAACACTGGCAGCAGCATGGCCGCCCGGACCAGCTGATCATGAGCTTTCACGGCGTGCCCAGATACACCCTGGACAAGGGCGACCCCTACCACTGCGAATGCCACAAAACCGGGCGCCTGCTGGCGGAAGCGCTGGGCCTCGCGCCCGACAAATTCCAGATCACCTTCCAGTCACGCTTCGGCCGCGCCGAATGGATCCAACCCTATACCGCCCCC
Proteins encoded in this region:
- the hemH gene encoding ferrochelatase: MPYLPEPPHAHGTPSKTGVLLINLGTPAAPTRQALRPYLKQFLSDPRVVEIPRVLWWLILNGIILNTRPGKSAQKYAQIWTKEGSPLFAHTRKQAKMLQGYLGERTKAPLAIEFAMRYGNPSVPSAIASLREQGCERILALPLYPQYAASSTASALDAVFQHLLQSRNMPELRTVRHYHDHPGYIAALANSVREHWQQHGRPDQLIMSFHGVPRYTLDKGDPYHCECHKTGRLLAEALGLAPDKFQITFQSRFGRAEWIQPYTAPTLQMLGKKGVRRVDVICPGFAADCLETLEEIAMECKADFLNAGGQEFHYIPCLNERDDWIRALCDITLNHLQGWLQETPGPAAALESRARAIAMGAKD